One Glandiceps talaboti chromosome 2, keGlaTala1.1, whole genome shotgun sequence genomic region harbors:
- the LOC144444838 gene encoding uncharacterized protein LOC144444838 codes for MYCLGLFVVLCIFPIVTLSSNRNPNVVVLFADDVGYGDLGCYGHPTSSTPNLDKLASDGLLFTQFYVGSPVCSPSRASLLTGRLPPRTGVYPGVFQANCTGGLPLNETTIAKMLKQQGYQTGMIGKWHLGVGKNHKYLPTNFGFDYYFGIPYTHAQCPCITCFWPDAPCFIPCKPYFTGCPLYYNTEIIDQPVDLLTLNERYATAARNFIATKSKEKNPFFLYYAFQHCHAPQFAGKQFRNSTLRGVFGDSLAEVDWSVGQVLEELHNQGIAENTLVFFSSDNGPSTVNEVRGGAAGLLKCGKGTTYEGGQRVPAIAYWPGRIKSGKRTPELASTLDLLPTLAKLVGAPLPNVTLDGMDMSPVLFEEGKSQRDTFFYYYEKPEKEIGVYAVRYQQYKAHYYTQGAPMCGAQYPDKDCRPSANLIRHDPPLLYDLHLDPSEQYNLSFLPQYKELLDTIWQIYIQHVETMDWAESEILRPVDKYVEPCCTPGCSPFPSCCQCHRSLYGSSLFISLAAQSPSPNIVILFADDLGYGDLSCYGHPTSQTPNIDNLFNNGLHFTQFYTANPLCSPSRASLLTGRLPPRLGVWPGVFLPESTGGLPHNETTLAQILKTKGYSTSIVGKWHLGVGKNNEYSPIHYGFDSYYGIPYSQDFCPCLKCFYPDDPCFNQCDLYYPGCPLYKDDKIIEQPTDFTVLEEKYIQQATTFISTNAAKKTPFFLYYAFNHVHHPQFASKQFRNSTSRGTFGDSLAELDYGIGHVIQQLRDSGVENNTLILFTSDNGPSLRNENRGGNAGPLKCGKGTTYEGGQRVPAIAYWPGRVKPGRTMELASTLDFLPTIANLVNATLPNVTLDGVDIGPLLFQQEKSKRDTFFYIFAYADPLYPIYAVRHKHYKAHYFTEGSDNCDFTHDLDCRPTAKRTAHFPPLLYDLNTDPSEVYNLNTDPAYSAILKKIDDIRMKFEAELVWAPSEINKRSDPNVEPCCNPGCSPFPSCCQCM; via the exons ATGTACTGCCTTGGGCTATTCGTTGTTTTGTGCATATTTCCCATCGTCACCCTTTCTTCAAATCGTAATCCCAATGTAGTTGTCCTTTTCGCTGATGATGTAGGGTACGGAGACTTAGGATGTTACGGTCACCCCACGTCGTCCACCCCAAATCTAGACAAACTTGCTTCAGATGGGTTGCTATTCACTCAGTTTTATGTTGGAAGCCCAGTTTGTAGTCCGTCAAG GGCATCATTATTGACTGGTCGTTTACCACCACGAACTGGTGTCTATCCAGGAGTATTCCAAGCTAATTGCACTGGTGGTCTTCCATTGAACGAAACAACCATTGCCAAAATGCTGAAACAACAAGGCTATCAAACTGGAATGATAGGAAAGTGGCACCTTGGAGTTGGAAAGAATCATAAATATTTACCTACAAATTTTGGATTTGATTACTACTTTGGGATTCCATACACTCATGCCCAGTGTCCTTGCATCACATGTTTTTGGCCAGATGCACCTTGTTTTATACCCTGCAAGCCATACTTTACTGGGTGTCCATTGTATTACAACACTGAAATCATAGACCAACCAGTTGATTTATTGACATTGAATGAGAGATACGCTACAGCAGCAAGAAACTTCATTGCTACAAAATCCAAGGAAAAGAATCCATTTTTCCTATACTATGCATTTCAGCACTGTCATGCTCCACAGTTTGCTGGGAAACAGTTTCGGAATTCAACTCTGCGAGGTGTCTTTGGAGATTCCTTAGCTGAAGTTGACTGGAGTGTTGGACAAGTTCTGGAAGAACTGCACAATCAAGGAATAGCTGAAAACACTCTTGTGTTTTTCTCCTCAGACAATGG CCCAAGCACTGTGAATGAAGTCAGAGGAGGTGCTGCAGGTCTACTGAAGTGTGGTAAAGGTACTACATATGAAGGTGGTCAACGCGTTCCTGCTATAGCATATTGGCCAGGAAGAATCAAGTCTGGAAAAAGAACACCAGAGTTGGCCAGTACTCTGGATCTTCTACCTACATTGGCCAAACTGGTTGGAGCACCATTACCAAATGTTACACTTGATGGCATGGACATGAGTCCAGTATTATTTGAAGAAGGAAAG agccaaagagacacatttttCTATTATTACGAAAAACCAGAGAAAGAAATTGGAGTTTATGCTGTCAGATACCAGCAGTATAAAGCACACTACTACACACAGGGGGCTCCTATGTGTGGTGCACAATATCCCGACAAAGATTGCCGCCCTTCAGCAAATCTCATCCGCCATGATCCACCGTTGTTGTATGATCTCCACCTAGATCCATCAGAACAGTATAATCTAAGCTTTTTGCCTCAATATAAAGAGTTATTGGACACAATTTGGCAGATTTATATTCAGCATGTTGAAACTATGGACTGGGCTGAAAGTGAAATTTTGAGACCTGTTGATAAATATGTAGAACCGTGTTGTACACCAGGTTGCTCACCTTTTCCATCCTGTTGTCAATGCCACAGATCATTGTATGGCAGTTCACTATT TATTTCGTTAGCTGCACAGTCTCCGAGTCCAAACATCGTTATTCTGTTCGCTGATGACCTTGGGTATGGGGACTTGTCATGCTATGGTCACCCTACTAGTCAAACCCCAAACATTGATAATCTTTTCAACAATGGACTACATTTTACTCAGTTTTACACTGCAAACCCACTTTGCAGTCCGTCAAG AGCCTCATTACTGACAGGTAGACTACCACCAAGGCTTGGTGTATGGCCTGGAGTTTTCCTACCAGAGTCTACAGGAGGGCTACCACACAATGAGACAACGCTGGCACAAATTTTAAAGACTAAAGGTTACAGTACAAGCATTGTTGGCAAATGGCATTTAGGTGTGGGCAAGAACAATGAATACTCACCAATCCACTATGGATTTGATAGTTATTATGGGATACCCTACTCTCAGGACTTTTGTCCATGTCTCAAATGTTTTTATCCCGATGACCCATGTTTTAATCAGTGTGATTTATACTATCCTGGGTGTCCATTAtataaagatgataaaataattgAGCAGCCCACTGACTTTACTGTGCTGGAAGAGAAATACATCCAGCAAGCTACTACATTCATCTCAACAAATGCAGCAAAGAAAACACCATTCTTTTTATATTATGCCTTCAATCATGTGCATCATCCACAGTTTGCTAGTAAGCAATTTAGGAACTCCACTTCAAGGGGAACATTTGGTGATTCATTAGCAGAGTTGGACTATGGTATTGGTCATGTCATACAACAACTTAGGGATAGTGGTGtagaaaacaatacattaaTACTCTTCACCTCTGATAATGG ACCAAGTCTTCGCAATGAAAATCGAGGTGGTAATGCAGGCCCATTGAAGTGTGGTAAAGGTACTACGTATGAGGGTGGTCAGCGTGTGCCTGCTATTGCGTATTGGCCAGGAAGAGTCAAACCTGGTAGGACAATGGAATTAGCTAGTACGCTAGATTTCTTACCAACCATAGCCAACCTCGTCAATGCAACATTACCAAATGTTACACTGGATGGTGTAGATATTGGACCATTGCTGTTTCAACAAGAAAAG AGCAAGAGAGACACATTTTtctacatatttgcatatgctGACCCATTGTATCCGATCTATGCAGTGAGACACAAGCACTACAAAGCCCATTACTTCACAGAAGGAAGTGACAACTGTGACTTTACTCATGACCTTGATTGCCGTCCCACAGCTAAAAGAACGGCCCATTTTCCACCGCTGTTGTATGATCTGAACACAGACCCATCAGAAGTTTATAACTTGAACACAGATCCAGCTTATAGTgcaattttgaagaaaattgatGACATCagaatgaaatttgaagcagAGTTAGTCTGGGCACCTTCAGAAATCAATAAACGATCAGACCCAAATGTAGAACCTTGTTGTAATCCGGGATGTTCGCCTTTCCCATCCTGTTGTCAGTGCATGTGA
- the LOC144448977 gene encoding histone H2A: MSGRGKSGKAKGKAKSRSSRAGLQFPVGRVHRFLRKGNYAQRVGAGAPVYLAAVLEYLAAEILELAGNAARDNKKTRIIPRHLQLAVRNDEELNKLMGGVTIAQGGVLPNIQAVLLPKKTQSKK, encoded by the coding sequence ATGTCTGGACGTGGTAAAAGTGGCAAAGCCAAAGGCAAGGCAAAGAGTCGTTCAAGCAGAGCTGGCCTGCAGTTTCCAGTCGGTCGTGTCCACCGTTTCCTTCGTAAAGGCAACTACGCTCAACGTGTTGGTGCTGGTGCCCCAGTCTACTTGGCTGCCGTTCTCGAATACTTAGCCGCTGAAATCCTTGAGTTGGCTGGAAATGCCGCCCGTGACAACAAGAAGACCAGAATCATTCCACGTCACTTGCAACTGGCTGTCCGTAATGACGAAGAATTGAACAAACTGATGGGTGGTGTCACCATTGCCCAGGGTGGTGTATTGCCAAACATCCAGGCAGTACTTTTACCAAAGAAGACTCAATCCAAAAAGTAA